A stretch of DNA from Campylobacter concisus ATCC 51562:
TTTGGAATTTCTTTAAAAAATTTCTCGTAATTTGGCTTTTTAGCCGCCTCAAATGCGTTAAATTTACCGCTTTTATTAAATCCAATACCATCAGTTATTATTAAAATAGTTTTTTGACTCATTTTGAAAATTTATCCTTAATTTTAGATAATTTTTAAGGCCATTATACTAAAATTGCTTTTTTTAAAAATAAAGGCTCTCATGTTTTACTATATCTATGAAATTTTAAATTTTAATATCTTTCAATACATCACCGTCCGTGCTGGTATCGCTTTTTTCATCGCTTTTGCACTTACAACTTATTTGATGCCCAAATTTATCACTTGGGCAAAGGCAAAAAACGCCGCCCAGCCTATCTACGAGCTTGCCCCACAAACTCACCAAAAAAAGGCCAAAACGCCGACCATGGGCGGACTTGTTTTTGTCTTTACAGCCGTACTTTCCACGATAATTTGTGCAAGGCTTGATAACGCATTTGTCTTAACATCTCTCTTTTGCCTAGTTTGCTTTACGCTGCTTGGCTACAAGGACGATTACAGTAAAATTTTAGGAGCAAAAAACCACGCCGGCCTAAGCCCAAAAGCAAAGCTTTTTTTTCAGTTTTTAATAGCCTTTGTAATTTCTGTTTTTTTATATGCAAGTCATGAGCTTAGCACCGAGTTTTATCTACCTTTTTTTAAACAACCTATTTTAGATTTAAAAATTTTTGCCATTTTCTTTTGGACACTAGTCATAGTCGCTGCTTCAAATTCGGTAAATTTAACAGACGGGCTTGACGGGCTAGCTACTGTGCCATCTATATTTTCGCTTCTGACACTTGGCGTTTTTGCTTATATCTGCGGACACGCTGTCTTTAGCTCATATTTACTCTTGCCAAAGATCATAGGCGTTGGTGAAAGCGTTGTTGTCTCTTCAGCCCTAATTGGCTCATTGATGGGCTTTTTATGGTTTAACTGCCATCCAGCTGAAGTCTTTATGGGCGATAGCGGTAGCTTAAGCGTTGGAGCATATATCGGTTTTATGGGCGTTGCGACAAAAAACGAAATTTTACTCATCATCATCGGCCTCATCTTTGTCGTTGAAACCCTAAGCGTTATCTTACAAGTGGGAAGCTTTAAAATTTTCAAACGCAGAATTTTTCTCATGGCGCCCATACATCATCATTTTGAGATAAAAGGCTGGGCGGAAAATAAGATCATCGTTCGCTTTTGGATCATCGCACTTTTAGCAAATCTAATCGCATTAACTGCGCTAAAGATCAGATAAGGAAAGTCATGAGAAAATCGCTATTTGGCTATGGTGGCACGACAAAGGCTATCGCTAAAAATTTTACAAAAGACGGTCTTTGGGATATCTATGATGATAAATTTAGTGAAATTTCTAAGGACGAGTTTGGCAATGCTCTTTTGCCAGTTAGCGAATTTGATCCAGCAAAAAGCGGCCTAGAGATACCAAGTCCAGGCATCCCGCCTCATCACGAGCTTATTAAAGAAGCTAGAAATTTGGTAAGCGAGTATGACTATTTTTATGAAATTTATAAAGAAAATCTGCCATTTAATATCTGGATAAGTGGCACAAACGGCAAGACTACGACAACCAAGATGACACAGCACCTACTAGATAGCAAGGGCTCAGTCATGGGCGGTAATGTTGGTATCGCACTAGCAAATTTAGATCCGCACGCTAAAATTTGGATACTTGAGACTAGCTCATTCACTCTTCACTACACAAATCACGCTACACCTGGTATCTACGTGCTTTTGCCGATCACTCCAGATCATCTAAGCTGGCATGGTAACATGAGTGAGTATGAAAAGGCTAAGTTAAAGCCGCTTGCTAGCATGAGCGAAAGTAGCGTGGCGATAGTGCCTGAAATTTACGCCAATACGCCAACAAAGGCAAAAGTGATTGCTTACAAAGACGAGAGCGATCTGGCTAAATTTTGCGGTGTAAGCGTAGATGATATAAATTTCAAAACGCCATTTTTACTTGACGCGTTGCTAGCACTTGCGGTAGAGAAAATTTTATTTGACCGCTGCGATGTCGCGCTTTTAAATACCTTCGTCATCGAGGCAAATAAGCTTGAAGAATTTAGCGATAAAAATGGCAGAATCTGGGTCAATGACACAAAAGCGACTAACATAGACGCAAGCATACAAGCCGTTAAACGCTACAAAGATCATTTCATACATCTAATACTTGGTGGCGATGATAAGGGTGTTGATATGACGCCACTTTTTGAAGGCTTAAAGAGTTTAAGAGTAAAAATTTACGCCATTGGCTCAAATAGTGACAAACTCATGAAATTAGCGACTAAATTTGGCATACCGGCTTTAAAATGCGATTTTTTACAAAATGCTGTAAATGAGATAAATAAAGAGCTAAAGACCAACGAGATAGCACTTCTTAGCCCGGCAGCTGCGAGCCTTGATCAGTTTAAGAGCTATGCCGAGCGAGGCGATAAATTTAAAGAGTTTATAAAGGTGCTTTAAATTTACAAGCCCTTTTAAATAGCCTTGTCAAAAATAAAAACATGCAAATTTATGTTTTTGACATAAATTTTTACTATAAAGTTTTATTGTTGAATACTTTTTAAGTTTGTGCTAATATTTAGCAAAAATTTCCAAGGAAGTTTAATGCCTCTAACGCCCAGAAATGATGTAAATTTTAAAAGAAATTTAATAGATATTATAAAATTTTCATATGACAATGACATAAGCAGACCATTTATATCTAACAACAAACTACTTATTGGATATGGTTTTAGCCTAAAAGATGATATAGAGCTTATTTGTGCTCAAATTTATAAAAACAACAAAGAAAAAGTCATAAAAGATGTCAAGAAAACTATTGCTAACACCACCAGTAAGACTACCATAGAAAAGATAAATACAGATGAACTTTTTAAAAAGATAAATGATGCCGCAAAAGGGGCTTATGCAAAGTCTGGAGGTGCCGATACTTTGCCTGAGTTTGAATTTAGCTCAGAAGATCAGCTAAATGCTATCTTGGAGCAAAAGCTTACGCCACTAATCCAAGAGATAAATCAAAAATTAAACAACTCTCCGCTTAAAAATTTACAAGCCGTTTCGCTCACTTCAGATACACAAAACAGCCAAATTTCAAGAGAGCATGTCGCGCTTTTAGCACTTCTTTATATCAACAAAAAAAGTAATATTGATCCATCCCTAGCAAGCTACATCAAAAGCAAAAATCGTTTTAAGGCCTGGTTTTGGCTAGCATATGAAAGCTTTGGTGATGAAGCAAATAATAAAACATCTCTTTTACGAGAAAAAATTTCAAATCAGTTTGGACTTTATGAAAGTGATGAACAAAATGTTAATTTTACCGAGTGTATAGATGTTTTTAGCCATTTAAATATATCCAAAGCAAAA
This window harbors:
- the mraY gene encoding phospho-N-acetylmuramoyl-pentapeptide-transferase, with translation MFYYIYEILNFNIFQYITVRAGIAFFIAFALTTYLMPKFITWAKAKNAAQPIYELAPQTHQKKAKTPTMGGLVFVFTAVLSTIICARLDNAFVLTSLFCLVCFTLLGYKDDYSKILGAKNHAGLSPKAKLFFQFLIAFVISVFLYASHELSTEFYLPFFKQPILDLKIFAIFFWTLVIVAASNSVNLTDGLDGLATVPSIFSLLTLGVFAYICGHAVFSSYLLLPKIIGVGESVVVSSALIGSLMGFLWFNCHPAEVFMGDSGSLSVGAYIGFMGVATKNEILLIIIGLIFVVETLSVILQVGSFKIFKRRIFLMAPIHHHFEIKGWAENKIIVRFWIIALLANLIALTALKIR
- the murD gene encoding UDP-N-acetylmuramoyl-L-alanine--D-glutamate ligase yields the protein MRKSLFGYGGTTKAIAKNFTKDGLWDIYDDKFSEISKDEFGNALLPVSEFDPAKSGLEIPSPGIPPHHELIKEARNLVSEYDYFYEIYKENLPFNIWISGTNGKTTTTKMTQHLLDSKGSVMGGNVGIALANLDPHAKIWILETSSFTLHYTNHATPGIYVLLPITPDHLSWHGNMSEYEKAKLKPLASMSESSVAIVPEIYANTPTKAKVIAYKDESDLAKFCGVSVDDINFKTPFLLDALLALAVEKILFDRCDVALLNTFVIEANKLEEFSDKNGRIWVNDTKATNIDASIQAVKRYKDHFIHLILGGDDKGVDMTPLFEGLKSLRVKIYAIGSNSDKLMKLATKFGIPALKCDFLQNAVNEINKELKTNEIALLSPAAASLDQFKSYAERGDKFKEFIKVL